The sequence CTGCTGAGCTGAAATACTCATAAGGAAGGGATGTCCAACCGTTTCTAACCAACGCAGGCTTGGGGCAATCTGTAACTGAGCCAAGCCGATCGGAGGGGCACCGAGCGCCTGCAGTGAGACTTCGGTCTTTTGGGCATCAAGGTTGCTGGGCTAACGGACCATCGGTGGCCTGCAGAACGTCGGCCTTGCGGCAAGGTGGGCAGTTGCCTGATGCTCCGCGACCTGTTGCGGGAAGGTGGAGGAGTTAAGCTGTTGACGGAAGTTGAGATCACTGCATCAAAGATGAGGCGAAACGTATGCAATCAACAAGACCTAATCAGCCAACGCCGGGTGCCTTCTATATGTTCGTGTCGGACATGGAGAGCAACAGGCCGCGCTGCGGAGTTAAGTTCAACAATCTCCGCCAGCTGCTTTCGCCACCGTGTGTGATCCTGCGTCCGCAAGAAGGCGGGTTCCCCTCGATGCTCGAACAACCGCAGATGACCTATGACCCCAGTGCAGGTCCCGAGCCTCGTGATCTGGAGCCAGGCTTCGGCGGCTATTGGTTGGTGTCTGAGCAACTCCATGACGTCATGTGCTCGGTCGATCCAAATGCCTTCGCATTCACTGAGGTGGACTACCGTTTGGCCGATGGCATCAAGGGCCCGCGTCGTTTCTTATGCGACGTTGTTCGAGAGATGGATGCTTTGGATGAAAGATTGTCGAGGCTTAAGATTAAGGTCAATGACGATTATGTGCGTGGGAAGTTCTATTCGTTTGGGGGCGGAGCCAGCCTTGCCTTCCGAAATGAAGTCTTGGGGCAGTCGCATGTGTTCCGGTTGCCGTTTAATCCATCTGTGTTCTGTGACCGGACGTTTAAGGACGCTGTTCACGAAGCCGGAATACCTGGCGAGGCAGAACTCAGCGGCATCTCTTTCATTGACGCGTCGGATATCTGATCCATCAGCTGACAAGGACGGACCCTAGATCATGGCAGGCAAGCCCCTCTTTCAGCAGCATCACGGTGTCGATCAGAAGTCGTTTGAGATTGATCCTTTATTACAGGTGCTTGTCGACAACGGCCGGTTAAATAAGGATGCGGCCACTAATCTGATTAATTTGCCAAACGACAAAGCCCTTGCCCGTGCCATTGGGGTTACGCCACATACAGGACGCCATATCAAGGAATATTCTCTTGGTATGAAAGATGCCCTTGAAGATTTGGCATCTACGAAAGATGGGCAGGCGATATTGCTCCAAAAGCCGGATCCTGATGCCTTAGATCGAGTCGCGCTTAAGGTCCAACGATTGAGCGACACCGTGCAGGTTGCGCTCATCAATGGCGACTTGCGCACCAACAAAGCGCTGGGGCAAACGATAGACCAAACTCGAGCTCTCACTCGGGCATTCTTCGGTGGCCCGGACAGCTACGCGGCCCAGAACGCAACGCAGCTGGATGCACACGCTCAGGCCAGTGCCAATGCACGCCAATGGGGCGGAGTGACACACAACGAAGGCCGTATCGTTTCCACGTTGCAGCACTTTCACAGCGCTGGACAGCCGCTGCTGGCTGGCGGCAACCTCGATCTCCAGCGCCATGGGCTATCCCAGGCCATCGCCGACGCTTACCACAATGGCCGCTTGACCATGTCACCCGGTGGCGTGGCTGTAGTGGAGAACACCTTGGGCGAGGAAGCCGCCAGACCTTTGCGAGTTCCTCGCGGTCAAAGCGGTGCCGCGTCCATGGAAGTGTTGCTCGGCAATGCCTCGGCCAGAACCCTGGTGCGTTCGGGTGGCTTGCTGGCGACTGGCGCAGATGCGGTTTTGACAGCACGCCGCTCGGCCGAGTTGCTGGAACAAGGCAATGCCATTGCCGCGCAGTCCGAGGTCACCCATGCTTTGGCGCGCAATGTCGGCGGCTGGGCCGGTGGCGCGTCCACCGCCGCCGCGATTGGTGGCAGCGGCTTCGTGCCTGCGGCGTTGGTGGTGGGCGACGCGCTGTTGATGAGCAAGGCGTTCGACAAAGGCGCCGATTTGCTGGACAACCGCGCCATCTACCACCAGACCGACAAAGAGGACGTGGAGTGGAATTTCAACGGTCGCAACTTCCAGCGCGAAGCCGCCATTGACCTCGCCCAGGATGGCCGCCGCACGTCGGGCGAGCAGCCCGTGGTTGCAAGCTATGAGAAATCGCAGGAGCTGGGTGCCCTGGCCAACGCGAAGGCGGTGGAGCTGGCGTTGGGCAAAGCACCGCAGCCCCAGAACCCGTTCAACCTCCCCGCACGGGCAAGCGACCAAGTGGGATTGGACAACCCGAATTGGGAGCGCAATCCCGAGCGTCAGACTTGGGAGCGCCAGGTCAGGTCCACCGCGTCCGGCACCGATGAGATTGGCAGCTACGCCCTCCAACTCGCGCCCCCGGAACGCGTGCAGCAACTCAACCAGGAGGCGTTGGCACGCATCGAGAGCAACATCGCCACGGGGCGCGAAGCCATTGCCGCCGCTTACCTAGAAAACCACGCCGCGCAGCGCGCCGGCGACTATGGAGTGGAAGTGCCGGCGGCGGTGCAAGCTGCCCAGGCCAAGCCGGACCGGGTTCAAGGCCACGATGGTCTGGCCTACCAGCGCAACGAGGCTGGGCAGTGGCTTGGAAAGGAAGGGCTGGCGACCGGCAACCTGGCGGCGGAGCTGGAGCTCACCAACCAGATGCGCCAGGCCTCGCTGGAGCGCGCTCAGGAAACCCTGGCGGCGATTGAGGCGCTTCCCGCGCCTACGGCGGCGCAGATGGAGCAGAACGAGCTGCTGCACCGCTACCGGGCTGCCGGCGTTGATTTGAACGTCAACCCGCAGACCCAGCAGGCCGTGGCGCTGGCTTCGCAGCGAACCATGGACGCCAACGGCATCACCGGGCCGACGATGCAGCAGTTGCAGCGCAACGAGTCCGGGCAATACGGCTATGACAGCCCCATCGCACACCTCCAGCGCGGCAGCGATGGGGTCACTCGCGTGGTAGCTGTCACCAGCAGCGACGACATCCGGCAGGCGTTGAGTGAGGCGCAAGGTAGTCGACGAGAGTCGCCAACCCTTGCACGGGCACCCGAAGTGACGGGGGAGACAGACAGCTCTACGTCTGACTCTTCCAATCCGCATCAGGTGCTCGACATTCAGGCGCGCATGCAGGCATCTGTTGCGGCACAGGCGCGGCAAGAGCGCGAACAGCAAGATCGCCTTGCACAGGAGCAGCATGCCGCACTGGTGCGCGAGCACCTCCAGCAGGCACAGCCAGAGCGCGAAGAT comes from Xanthomonas vesicatoria ATCC 35937 and encodes:
- a CDS encoding DUF1629 domain-containing protein; protein product: MFVSDMESNRPRCGVKFNNLRQLLSPPCVILRPQEGGFPSMLEQPQMTYDPSAGPEPRDLEPGFGGYWLVSEQLHDVMCSVDPNAFAFTEVDYRLADGIKGPRRFLCDVVREMDALDERLSRLKIKVNDDYVRGKFYSFGGGASLAFRNEVLGQSHVFRLPFNPSVFCDRTFKDAVHEAGIPGEAELSGISFIDASDI
- a CDS encoding AHH domain-containing protein, giving the protein MAGKPLFQQHHGVDQKSFEIDPLLQVLVDNGRLNKDAATNLINLPNDKALARAIGVTPHTGRHIKEYSLGMKDALEDLASTKDGQAILLQKPDPDALDRVALKVQRLSDTVQVALINGDLRTNKALGQTIDQTRALTRAFFGGPDSYAAQNATQLDAHAQASANARQWGGVTHNEGRIVSTLQHFHSAGQPLLAGGNLDLQRHGLSQAIADAYHNGRLTMSPGGVAVVENTLGEEAARPLRVPRGQSGAASMEVLLGNASARTLVRSGGLLATGADAVLTARRSAELLEQGNAIAAQSEVTHALARNVGGWAGGASTAAAIGGSGFVPAALVVGDALLMSKAFDKGADLLDNRAIYHQTDKEDVEWNFNGRNFQREAAIDLAQDGRRTSGEQPVVASYEKSQELGALANAKAVELALGKAPQPQNPFNLPARASDQVGLDNPNWERNPERQTWERQVRSTASGTDEIGSYALQLAPPERVQQLNQEALARIESNIATGREAIAAAYLENHAAQRAGDYGVEVPAAVQAAQAKPDRVQGHDGLAYQRNEAGQWLGKEGLATGNLAAELELTNQMRQASLERAQETLAAIEALPAPTAAQMEQNELLHRYRAAGVDLNVNPQTQQAVALASQRTMDANGITGPTMQQLQRNESGQYGYDSPIAHLQRGSDGVTRVVAVTSSDDIRQALSEAQGSRRESPTLARAPEVTGETDSSTSDSSNPHQVLDIQARMQASVAAQARQEREQQDRLAQEQHAALVREHLQQAQPEREDQSPSEQAIQAHAMLEGQRQAEQQREQEERQVQERQTQTSQQRQLQEREGRDAQQRQAQERQAEDNRQREQQDRQAQEAQRVEVQEGQSRKAQQQDQRQQASQQPDTQTRAPDAALAQQTTRAELQQEDARQQPEVQNRQAGDYLAHNTPDPLKQTPGPGDAQPGQAQGVERALEMQAVENRAATRLQVASSESSESRSHLPQSAEANVVPPALHHQAQPQQGEMEQASVRQQDVAREQGAERVRVMTPTTSASEEPMIASQSAGSSTSARHEETEQPRASDVSLAKHGAALLAPTTLAQTYGQSLADSVENRFPTEPAGAESQLAQSTPAQERNVADPGGALFLEETMRSLRQLQQEIEAADREDERFHKEWREYRERGEPYPFVRDGARDQESGSIDAFSAHQPSRRSPSEAAEQTDAFPPLAQRSTGPGGGDAPNDSLKAERKSITGDPDVDEVLYALDSKNELAIEQALNRVANSAATQALIKRGNEFLEAQAQQEAQEHVATRQALGMDVSAEINTSRGPVMVMTLPEFAKGPMQSGPQGDGGGGGDGGGGGGGGGGGGG